In Stenotrophomonas sp. 610A2, one DNA window encodes the following:
- a CDS encoding NADP-dependent malic enzyme, with product MSNEDFKQAALEYHRMSPPGKIKVVATKPMLTQRDLSLAYSPGVAHACEAIMADPAMASEMTARGNLVGVITNGTAVLGLGNIGPLAGKPVMEGKGVLFQKFAGIDVFDIEVNENDPDKLVEIIASLEPTFGGINLEDIKAPECFIVERKLRERMNIPVFHDDQHGTAIIVGAAVLNAMCITGKKIEEVKLATTGMGAAGISCVNMLVSLGLKPENILAYDRDGVIHTGRTDLDPEKARYARDTDKRTLAEIVDGADIFLGLSAGGILTKDMVASMARDPVIFALANPYPEILPEDANSVRSDVIMGTGRSDYPNQVNNALCFPYLFRGALDVGATTINEEMKVACVRAIAALARKEASDLGAAYGGDVPSFGRDYVIPRPFDRRLLVELSSAVAQAAMDSGVATRPIADMAAYRDKLAQFVYRTSLFMKPVYDRARADKQRVVYAEGEEEVVLQAVQNVIDEGVAFPILIGRPDVIEARIERLGLRMRAGVDFEITNINDDPRFNDYWQYYHEMTGRKGVTVAAAKNLMRSRPTLIAAVMVARGEADAMLSGLVGRFHKKLGYVRSVIPLESKVSSTSAMTGVINNQGVFFFVDTHVQEDPTVEQIVESTLQAAYRMKLFGIEPKIALLSHSNFGSHDSKDALKMRQVRAALLKRNPRLNVDGEMQGDTAWDEALREKLLPNSTLKGRANLFVLPNLEAANIAYNLVRVFTNGVAIGPILMGMTKPVHILTSSASSRRVLNMTAIAAVDAQIRKQMEADRAG from the coding sequence ATGTCCAACGAAGATTTCAAGCAGGCAGCCCTCGAATATCACCGTATGTCGCCGCCAGGCAAGATCAAGGTGGTGGCTACCAAGCCCATGTTGACCCAGCGTGATCTGTCGCTGGCGTACTCGCCGGGTGTGGCGCATGCCTGCGAAGCGATCATGGCTGACCCGGCCATGGCCAGCGAGATGACCGCCCGCGGCAATCTGGTCGGCGTCATCACCAACGGCACCGCGGTGCTGGGCCTGGGCAACATCGGCCCGCTCGCCGGCAAGCCGGTGATGGAAGGCAAGGGCGTGCTGTTCCAGAAGTTCGCCGGCATCGATGTGTTCGATATCGAAGTCAATGAAAACGACCCGGACAAGCTGGTCGAGATCATTGCCTCGCTGGAGCCGACCTTCGGCGGCATCAACCTGGAAGACATCAAGGCGCCGGAGTGCTTCATCGTCGAGCGCAAGCTGCGCGAGCGGATGAACATCCCGGTGTTCCATGACGACCAGCACGGCACCGCGATCATCGTCGGCGCGGCCGTGCTCAACGCCATGTGCATCACCGGCAAGAAGATCGAAGAGGTCAAGCTGGCCACCACCGGCATGGGCGCGGCGGGTATTTCCTGCGTCAACATGCTGGTTTCGCTGGGTTTGAAGCCGGAAAACATCCTGGCCTATGACCGCGACGGCGTGATCCACACCGGCCGTACCGACCTGGACCCGGAAAAGGCGCGCTACGCCCGCGACACCGACAAGCGCACGCTGGCCGAGATCGTCGACGGCGCCGATATCTTCCTGGGCCTGTCGGCCGGCGGCATCCTCACCAAGGACATGGTCGCCAGCATGGCGCGTGACCCGGTGATCTTCGCCCTGGCCAACCCCTACCCGGAAATTCTGCCGGAAGACGCCAATTCGGTGCGTTCGGACGTGATCATGGGCACCGGCCGTTCGGATTACCCGAACCAGGTCAACAACGCGCTGTGCTTCCCCTACCTGTTCCGCGGTGCGCTGGACGTGGGCGCGACCACCATCAACGAAGAAATGAAGGTCGCCTGCGTGCGCGCGATTGCCGCGCTGGCCCGCAAGGAAGCCTCGGACCTTGGCGCCGCCTACGGCGGTGACGTGCCCAGCTTCGGCCGCGACTATGTGATCCCGCGTCCGTTCGACCGCCGCCTGCTGGTGGAGCTGTCCTCCGCCGTGGCCCAGGCCGCGATGGATTCGGGTGTTGCTACCCGCCCGATCGCCGACATGGCTGCCTACCGCGACAAGCTGGCGCAGTTCGTCTACCGCACCAGCTTGTTCATGAAGCCGGTCTACGACCGTGCCCGTGCCGACAAGCAGCGCGTGGTCTACGCCGAGGGCGAAGAGGAAGTGGTACTGCAGGCGGTGCAGAACGTGATCGACGAAGGCGTGGCCTTCCCGATCCTGATCGGCCGCCCGGACGTGATCGAAGCCCGCATCGAGCGGCTGGGCCTGCGCATGCGCGCCGGTGTCGATTTCGAAATCACCAACATCAACGACGACCCGCGCTTCAACGACTACTGGCAGTACTACCATGAGATGACAGGCCGCAAGGGCGTCACCGTGGCGGCTGCCAAGAACCTGATGCGTTCGCGCCCGACCCTGATCGCGGCGGTGATGGTTGCCCGTGGTGAGGCCGATGCGATGCTGTCGGGCCTGGTCGGGCGCTTCCACAAGAAGCTCGGCTACGTACGCAGTGTGATTCCGCTGGAATCCAAGGTCAGCTCGACCTCGGCGATGACTGGCGTGATCAACAACCAGGGCGTGTTCTTCTTCGTCGACACGCACGTGCAGGAAGACCCGACCGTCGAGCAGATCGTCGAATCGACCTTGCAGGCCGCGTATCGCATGAAGCTGTTCGGCATCGAGCCGAAGATCGCGCTGCTGTCGCATTCCAACTTCGGCAGCCACGATTCCAAGGACGCGTTGAAGATGCGCCAGGTGCGTGCGGCGCTGCTCAAGCGCAACCCGCGTTTGAACGTGGACGGCGAAATGCAGGGCGATACCGCCTGGGACGAAGCGCTGCGCGAGAAGCTGCTGCCGAACAGCACGCTGAAGGGCCGTGCCAACCTGTTCGTGCTGCCCAACCTGGAAGCGGCCAACATCGCCTACAACCTGGTGCGTGTATTCACCAACGGAGTGGCGATTGGTCCGATCCTGATGGGCATGACCAAGCCGGTGCATATCCTGACCAGCAGTGCCAGCTCGCGTCGCGTGCTGAACATGACCGCGATTGCCGCGGTCGATGCGCAGATCCGCAAGCAGATGGAAGCCGACCGCGCGGGTTGA
- a CDS encoding helix-turn-helix transcriptional regulator, whose amino-acid sequence MHDHLGIRIRKARRKMKMTQAELASQLKVSRSAVGNWESPTGISPSTMRLITIALVTDVSFEWLATGRGELDAVSAALPGENAEVVDDPSERRLLIAYRCCRAATRKLVLQIVEAQKVPHL is encoded by the coding sequence ATGCACGACCATCTGGGAATCCGCATCCGTAAAGCACGGAGAAAGATGAAGATGACGCAGGCGGAGTTGGCCAGCCAACTGAAAGTAAGCCGCAGCGCAGTGGGAAACTGGGAAAGTCCAACCGGCATATCGCCCAGCACGATGCGGTTGATCACCATCGCGCTGGTTACCGATGTTTCGTTCGAATGGTTGGCGACAGGACGCGGGGAGCTTGATGCCGTTTCCGCGGCATTACCGGGCGAGAACGCGGAGGTCGTTGATGATCCATCGGAACGCAGGCTGTTGATCGCCTACCGCTGCTGCCGCGCCGCCACACGGAAGCTGGTATTGCAGATCGTGGAGGCACAGAAAGTCCCACACCTCTGA
- a CDS encoding HlyD family secretion protein: MSQTETNEELRVAVRRWWWMEYKRPAKLYAYFVGTFSLIVVSLIALAVRNDSEATFVAGRLVPVQGMATVLAPVTGVVRWLDADDGKRVVAGEALALVAVQRTLPELGDASLALELGLRQKEDSIELARDAFKEQLAVQAAGLNEQMHAARAEARLIELEIAARREQIRMAGDVLARRRSSDAATTAGLVAAEQQEALLLDYSVQLQSLRRQQAATQRLIAQLKQAALELPGRRKANDATYAGHLAQLRLQQVENEANAALLVKAPVDGVVVAQMVKPGQSVHLGQPLLSVLPGDGRLQAELMVPGRAIGAMAPGDRVVLRYQAFPHQKFGMQRGTIARISRTAVDSEEASFGPGVPAVKEAFYRVTVELANQAIVAHGRLEPLKPGMLLDAQLSGEREPLSDRLLQPMYSFGGWLGGR, translated from the coding sequence GTGTCGCAAACCGAAACGAATGAAGAGCTGCGCGTTGCCGTTCGTCGCTGGTGGTGGATGGAATACAAGCGGCCTGCGAAACTGTATGCATACTTCGTGGGTACATTCTCGTTGATAGTGGTTTCGTTGATTGCTCTCGCGGTCCGCAACGACAGCGAGGCTACCTTTGTTGCTGGCCGTCTGGTGCCGGTGCAGGGGATGGCGACCGTATTGGCTCCGGTCACCGGCGTGGTGCGTTGGCTGGACGCAGATGATGGCAAACGTGTCGTGGCGGGGGAGGCGTTGGCTTTGGTGGCGGTGCAACGCACGCTCCCCGAGCTGGGCGATGCCAGTCTCGCCCTGGAGCTTGGTCTGCGGCAGAAGGAAGACAGCATCGAGTTGGCCCGTGATGCCTTCAAGGAACAACTGGCTGTGCAGGCAGCCGGTTTGAACGAGCAGATGCATGCGGCACGGGCCGAGGCCAGGCTCATTGAGCTGGAGATAGCTGCGCGGCGCGAGCAGATCCGGATGGCGGGCGATGTGCTGGCGCGTCGTAGAAGCTCTGACGCGGCAACTACTGCCGGTCTGGTGGCTGCCGAGCAGCAGGAAGCCTTGCTGTTGGACTACAGCGTGCAGTTGCAATCGTTGCGTCGGCAGCAGGCTGCAACGCAACGCCTGATTGCGCAGCTCAAGCAGGCTGCGCTGGAGCTGCCGGGCCGGCGCAAGGCGAACGATGCCACCTATGCTGGGCATCTGGCGCAACTGCGCTTGCAGCAGGTCGAGAATGAAGCCAACGCGGCCTTGCTGGTGAAGGCGCCGGTGGATGGTGTGGTGGTGGCGCAGATGGTGAAGCCGGGGCAATCGGTACATCTGGGTCAGCCGTTGCTCAGTGTTCTGCCCGGCGATGGCAGGCTGCAGGCGGAGTTGATGGTGCCGGGGCGGGCGATCGGGGCGATGGCGCCCGGTGATCGCGTTGTTCTGCGTTACCAGGCATTTCCGCATCAGAAGTTCGGGATGCAACGCGGCACCATCGCGCGCATCAGCCGCACCGCGGTGGACAGTGAGGAGGCCAGCTTCGGGCCGGGAGTGCCGGCGGTGAAGGAAGCCTTCTATCGGGTGACCGTGGAGCTGGCCAATCAGGCCATCGTGGCGCACGGCAGGTTGGAGCCGCTCAAGCCCGGGATGTTGCTGGACGCGCAGCTCAGCGGCGAGCGCGAGCCGCTGAGCGATCGCCTGCTGCAACCGATGTATTCCTTCGGTGGCTGGCTGGGAGGGCGCTGA
- a CDS encoding M16 family metallopeptidase, with the protein MMKLSCCAWALALALSLTLAPTAQAKQASAAALPANVQAGPCVEGVCEYRLQNGLRVLLFADASKPTVTVNLVYGVGSLHENYGETGMAHLLEHLMFKGTPKHPDIPGEMQQRGVDKNATTSLDRTNYFASFPANDATLDWLLGLEADRMVNSKVAKADLDSEMTVVRNEMEAGDNNPVGVLMKRMRSVAFDWHNYANMPIGARSDVENVPIENLQAFYRTWYQPDNALLIVAGRIDSAQVLARIATHFAPLKKPTRTLPKFHTVEPVQDGEREVTVRRSSELSLVAASYHVPALAQADSAALTVLGNVLGDNPNGRLYKALQETRLAAFAGASGETLRDPGLFTLVSALPKGGDAGKAEAELLKQAEAIAATPVTDAEVDAAKQRIGNAIEKRASDVNAMAMALSEYQAAGDWRLLFVQRDAIDGVTANDVNRVAAAYLKPQNRTIGRFVPTATPDRALIPAAPAVASLVDGYKGRAAIAAGEAFEPSLDNIAARTESFVIGDGLRVSLLPKRNRGQTVTFDASFRFADEQSITGRSYAGSWVGPMLMMGSQRMDRGQIAARFDALNTQAQVSGGVQGAGIRLNGKRDTLLDALRLAADVLRHPAFPAEQFEQLRLQAITGLEFQRKEPGTLASMALSKYFDPWPVGHPLHVESIDESLARLQAIKLEDIRAFHQAFYGSSVGEIAVVGDFDPVAMKAELQRLFADWKAPHAYAPISTHYRDVAAMHERFVTPDKPNAVLLARQNVSINLTDTDFPALNIAIGILGGDPLKARLGDRIRQKDGLSYNVGAGLSADESREGRDDNGSISIQAIAAPENMAKLEVALREELARLVADGITAQELRDAVAEKKVAREQSRAVDGAIAGLLTDHLYYGRDMAFEAQRDAAYQALTVEQVNAAIRKHLKPERLSVFVAGDFK; encoded by the coding sequence ATGATGAAGCTTTCGTGTTGCGCCTGGGCGCTAGCGCTAGCGCTTTCGCTGACGCTGGCGCCGACGGCACAGGCAAAACAGGCCAGTGCCGCTGCGCTGCCGGCGAATGTGCAGGCAGGTCCCTGCGTTGAGGGTGTCTGCGAGTACCGCTTGCAGAATGGCCTGCGGGTACTGCTGTTCGCTGACGCCAGCAAGCCGACTGTGACCGTCAATCTGGTTTACGGTGTGGGATCGCTGCATGAGAACTATGGCGAAACCGGCATGGCCCACCTGCTTGAACACCTGATGTTCAAGGGAACGCCGAAGCACCCCGATATCCCTGGTGAAATGCAGCAGCGCGGGGTCGACAAGAACGCGACAACTTCGCTGGACCGCACCAACTACTTCGCCTCGTTCCCGGCCAATGACGCCACCCTGGACTGGTTGTTGGGCCTGGAGGCCGACCGCATGGTCAATTCCAAGGTGGCCAAGGCCGATCTGGACAGCGAGATGACGGTTGTCCGCAACGAGATGGAAGCCGGCGACAACAATCCGGTCGGCGTCCTGATGAAGCGCATGCGCTCGGTCGCGTTTGACTGGCACAACTACGCCAACATGCCGATTGGCGCGCGCTCGGACGTGGAGAACGTGCCGATCGAGAACCTGCAGGCCTTCTATCGCACCTGGTACCAGCCGGACAACGCCTTGTTGATTGTTGCCGGTCGCATCGACAGCGCGCAGGTGCTGGCACGCATCGCCACCCACTTCGCACCGCTGAAAAAGCCGACCCGCACCTTGCCGAAGTTCCATACGGTGGAGCCGGTGCAGGATGGCGAGCGTGAAGTCACCGTGCGTCGCAGCAGCGAGCTGTCACTGGTTGCTGCCAGTTATCACGTGCCCGCGCTTGCGCAGGCAGACAGCGCGGCATTGACGGTATTGGGCAATGTGCTTGGCGATAACCCGAATGGGCGCCTGTACAAGGCGTTGCAGGAAACCAGGCTGGCGGCATTCGCCGGCGCCAGTGGCGAGACCTTGCGTGATCCGGGCTTGTTCACCCTGGTTTCGGCCTTGCCCAAGGGCGGTGACGCTGGCAAGGCCGAGGCCGAACTGCTGAAGCAGGCTGAAGCCATCGCGGCGACACCGGTCACCGACGCAGAAGTCGATGCCGCCAAGCAGCGCATCGGCAATGCAATCGAAAAGCGCGCCAGCGACGTCAACGCGATGGCGATGGCCTTGTCCGAGTACCAGGCGGCAGGCGACTGGCGCCTGTTGTTCGTGCAGCGTGATGCCATCGACGGCGTCACTGCGAACGACGTCAATCGCGTGGCCGCGGCGTACCTGAAGCCGCAGAACCGCACCATCGGCCGCTTTGTGCCGACCGCTACCCCGGACCGGGCGCTGATTCCTGCCGCGCCAGCGGTGGCAAGCCTGGTGGATGGTTACAAAGGGCGCGCCGCGATTGCCGCAGGCGAGGCCTTCGAGCCCAGCCTGGACAACATCGCGGCGCGTACCGAGAGCTTCGTCATTGGCGACGGGCTACGCGTGTCGCTGCTGCCAAAGCGCAATCGCGGGCAGACCGTGACATTCGATGCCAGCTTCCGGTTCGCGGATGAGCAGTCCATCACCGGGCGTAGTTATGCCGGCAGCTGGGTAGGGCCGATGCTGATGATGGGCAGCCAGCGCATGGACCGCGGGCAGATCGCCGCGCGCTTCGATGCGCTCAATACCCAGGCGCAGGTAAGCGGCGGTGTGCAGGGGGCGGGCATCAGGCTCAACGGCAAGCGCGATACCTTGCTCGACGCGCTGCGGTTGGCCGCCGATGTGCTGCGTCATCCGGCGTTCCCCGCGGAGCAGTTTGAACAGCTCCGTCTGCAGGCCATCACCGGCCTGGAGTTCCAGCGCAAGGAGCCTGGCACCCTGGCCTCGATGGCCTTGAGCAAGTACTTCGATCCATGGCCGGTGGGGCATCCGCTGCACGTGGAATCGATAGACGAGTCCTTGGCGCGTCTGCAGGCGATCAAGCTTGAGGACATCCGTGCGTTCCACCAGGCCTTCTATGGCAGTTCGGTCGGCGAGATCGCGGTGGTCGGTGATTTCGATCCGGTGGCGATGAAGGCCGAGCTGCAGCGTTTGTTCGCCGACTGGAAGGCGCCGCACGCCTATGCGCCGATCAGCACCCATTACCGCGATGTCGCGGCAATGCATGAGCGCTTCGTTACTCCGGACAAGCCCAATGCTGTGCTGCTGGCCCGGCAGAACGTCTCGATCAACCTGACCGACACGGACTTCCCGGCACTGAACATCGCCATCGGCATCCTCGGCGGCGATCCGCTCAAGGCCCGGCTGGGCGATCGTATCCGGCAGAAGGACGGCCTGAGTTACAACGTGGGCGCCGGTTTGAGCGCGGATGAGAGCCGCGAAGGTCGCGATGACAATGGCAGCATCAGCATCCAGGCCATCGCCGCGCCGGAGAACATGGCCAAGTTGGAAGTGGCGTTGCGTGAGGAGCTGGCCCGCCTGGTTGCCGATGGCATCACCGCGCAGGAACTGCGCGATGCGGTGGCCGAGAAGAAGGTGGCGCGTGAGCAGTCGCGCGCCGTCGACGGTGCAATCGCTGGTCTGTTGACCGATCACCTGTATTACGGCCGCGACATGGCGTTTGAAGCGCAGCGCGATGCGGCCTACCAGGCGTTGACGGTGGAGCAGGTCAATGCCGCCATCCGCAAGCACCTCAAGCCGGAACGGCTGAGCGTGTTTGTTGCCGGCGACTTCAAGTAA